The Halomicrobium zhouii region CGAAACCGCAAGCCCGTAGGCCCCTATTGGGAACTTCGTGGTTAGTTATAGAGTGCCCTTACGCGACTAACGCGGGATTATCTTCGGCGTCGCGCTGGCTCCGTCTGGAAAATTGCCGTCGCGCGACAGGTCGGCGGCCCCGGTCGGAAAGCTCTCCCTACCATCAAAACTGGTGACACGTCGCACACGTCCTGATAGAACAGGCAGACCGAATCGACCGCCCGCAGGTCACCGTGGAACCAACGGTATAAGCCAGTCCACGCCAACCAGGAGGCATGCGACAGTTCGTCGTCACCGGCCACGACGTCCCGACGACCCCGGAGTTCTCCCTGGACGACCTCCCCGGCGGCGCGGGACGCCTCGACCTGCTGGCGCGCTGTGTCACGAGCGCGCTCGTGCTCTCCCACGGCCTCCGCGAGGACGTCCGCGTCCACCTCGTCCTCGCCGACGAGTACACCGTCACCTTCGACGGGAGCGCGCTCCGGAACTTCAACCCCGACGAGCGCTCGACGGCGGCGCGGGTCCGGAACGCCCTCGAAGAGCGCGAGGAGGCCATCGGTCACGTCCCGGTCGAGACGTCGCCGGGCGTCTCGCTCTCCCGGATGGGCTTCGAGGCGACCGTGGAGACGGCAGCGAAGGCGGCCGAGACCGTCGTCCAGCTCCACGAGAATGGCGACCCCGCGGTGGAGGTCGA contains the following coding sequences:
- the trmY gene encoding tRNA (pseudouridine(54)-N(1))-methyltransferase TrmY, which encodes MRQFVVTGHDVPTTPEFSLDDLPGGAGRLDLLARCVTSALVLSHGLREDVRVHLVLADEYTVTFDGSALRNFNPDERSTAARVRNALEEREEAIGHVPVETSPGVSLSRMGFEATVETAAKAAETVVQLHENGDPAVEVDPPTDPLFVLSDHHDFSDGERALLDDVADRRLSLGPKAIHADHAIAVAHNYLDTDGYTTY